A stretch of Henckelia pumila isolate YLH828 chromosome 4, ASM3356847v2, whole genome shotgun sequence DNA encodes these proteins:
- the LOC140863159 gene encoding AP-2 complex subunit mu produces MPVEASAIYFLNLRGDVLINRLYRDDVGGNMVDAFRTHIMQTKELGTCPVRQIGGCSFFYMRISNVYIVIVVSSNANVACAFKFVVEAVALFKSYFGGAFDEDAIRNNFVLIYELLDEIMDFGYPQNLSPEILKLYITQEGVRSPFSSKPTEKPVPNATLQVTGAVGWRREGLVYKKNEVFLDIVESVNLLMSSKGSVLRCDVTGKILMKCFLSGMPDLKLGLNDKIGLEKESQLKSRPTKSGKTIELDDVTFHQCVNLTRFNSEKTVSFVPPDGEFELMKYRITEGVNLPFRVLPTIKELGRTRMEVNVKVKSVFGAKMFALGVVVKIPVPKQTAKTSFQVTSGRAKYNPSIDCLVWKIRKFPGQTEPTLSAEVELISTMTEKKSWTRPPIQMEFQVPMFTASGLRVRFLKVWEKSGYNTVEWVRYITKAGSYEIRC; encoded by the exons ATGCCCGTGGAAGCTTCAGCTATTTACTTCCTCAATCTTCGGGGCGATGTCCTCATCAATCGTCTCTATCGTGACGATGTCGG GGGAAATATGGTAGATGCTTTTAGAACGCATATAATGCAAACAAAGGAACTTGGCACGTGTCCCGTACGACAGATTGGTGGCTGCTCTTTCTTTTACATGAGAATTAGCAATGTTTATATCGTAATTGTCGTAAGCAGCAATGCAAATGTTGCTTGTGCATTCAAGTTTGTCGTTGAG GCAGTTGCATTATTTAAATCTTATTTTGGTGGGGCTTTTGATGAAGATGCCATCCGCAataattttgttttgatttatgaACTTCTGGATG AGATTATGGATTTTGGTTATCCCCAAAACCTGTCGCCTGAAATTTTGAAGCTTTACATAACCCAGGAAGGTGTAAGGTCCCCATTTTCGTCCAAG CCTACAGAAAAACCAGTTCCAAATGCAACTTTACAAGTTACTGGTGCTGTTGGCTGGCGAAGGGAAGGCCTGGTCTACAAGAAGAATGAG GTGTTTCTTGATATCGTGGAAAGTGTTAATCTTTTGATGTCTTCAAAAG GTAGTGTCCTACGATGTGATGTGACTGGAAAGATTCTAATGAAATGCTTTCTTTCTGGAATGCCTGATTTGAAGTTGGgtttaaatgataaaattggaCTTGAAAAGGAGTCACAGCTCAAGTCCCGCCCTACTAAAAG TGGAAAAACTATAGAGCTTGACGACGTTACATTCCATCAATGTGTGAACTTGACCAgattcaattctgaaaagaCTGTTAGCTTTGTTCCTCCAGATGGtgaatttgaattgatgaa GTACCGTATCACAGAGGGGGTTAATCTCCCTTTTCGGGTATTGCCAACAATCAAGGAGTTGGGTCGGACACGTATGGAAGTGAATGTGAAG GTAAAAAGTGTTTTTGGGGCAAAAATGTTCGCACTTGGAGTTGTTGTTAAGATACCGGTGCCAAAGCAAACAGCAAAAACAAGTTTTCAGGTGACGTCGGGCCGAGCAAAATACAATCCATCCATTGATTGCTTGGTTTGGAA GATAAGAAAATTTCCTGGACAAACCGAGCCAACTTTGAGTGCTGAAGTGGAGCTAATTTCTACAATGACCGAAAAGAAGTCATGGACACGACCTCCAATTCAGATGGAATTTCAG GTTCCTATGTTTACTGCATCCGGATTGCGTGTACGCTTCCTAAAG GTATGGGAAAAGAGTGGGTACAATACGGTTGAATGGGTCCGTTACATTACAAAAGCCGGTTCATATGAAATTAGGTGCTAA